A region of the Acidobacteriota bacterium genome:
GGCCTGCCGTTTCGTTTTTGCTCTCGTAGCGCCGCCGTCCCGGCGGCCGTAGCGGTGGCGTCTCGCCGCCGCCCAGCGGGCGCAAGATGCGCCCACTACAGCCGGCAAGATGCCGGCGCTACACCGGCAGCTCGTCCTGCTGCCACTGGCTTGCTGGAGCCGCCGGCTTGGCTTCAGCGCAGAGGTCGAGCACCAGCTTCTCCAGCACCATCCGCTTCGACACTGGACTCGACCGCAGCGCGAGGTCGGCTTTGGCGATCAGGCGCAACGCGCGCGTGAGGTCGCGGCGCGATTTGTAGCGGCGAGCCTGGCGGATCACATCCTCGGCGGCGAAGGGCGGCAGGCGAAAGCCCTGCCACAGCGCCTGCCATATCGCGCGCGAGTCGCGCACGTTGCGCTCCAGGATGACCAGCATCTGGCGAAAGGTTTTTGCCAGCATGTGCAAGTGCCCGATCGCGGCCTCTTCCCCATCGCCGGATGACAAGATGGCGTCGAGCGTGGCGAGCGCGCGCGGCCGATCTTTCGCCGAGATGGCGTCGGTCAGCTCGTAGAGCGAGCGCTGCTTGGCGGCGAGCACCATCGTCTCTACGTCGGCGAGCGCGATGCGTTTCTTCTCGCCGACGAAGAGGAACAGCTTCTCCAGCTCGTTGGCGACGAGCAGCAAGTCGGCGCCGAGGGAATCCACCAGCTCGCGCGCCGCGTCCGTCTCGATCTTCACGCCCTGCGCGCCGGCGGATTCCACCACCCAGCGCATGCCTTCGCTCTCGTCCACGCGCGCAAATTCGATCACGGTGCAGTACTCGCCCAGGGTCTCGCGGATGCGCTCGTAGCGATCTTTATCCTGCATCTCCATGCGGCGAACGTCGGCGGGGATGGCGATGTGGTCGGCCACGAAGATGAGCACCGCGTCGGGATTCGGCGCCTTCACGTACTGCTCGATGGCCGCAAACTCGGCCTGGTGCGAGCCGCGTCCGTAAAGCGCCTTGACGTTGCGGAGGAAGAAGACCTGGAAGGGCGCCATCAGCGAGGGCGTGCGCGCGCGGTCGAGCACTTCGGCGACCTCGACTTCGCCGAGGTCGAGCTCGTAGAAGCTGAACTCGCGGAGGTCGCGCGGGACGAGATGTTCGATCAGCGCCGCGCGGCAGCGGTCGCGGAAGAAGCCTTCGTCGCCAATGAAGATGTAGGCCGGAGCAAGCTGGTGCGCTTTGACTTCGGAAACGAATCGTTCCGTCGGCGCAAAGCGTCCGGCCATCTAGAAACCCTCGAGGATATTCGCCACCAGCGAGCGCGCGAAGTCGCGCGACATGCGGTCCACCGCCGGCGATTCTTCTTCGAAGAACGACGAGACCTCGCGCGAGATCTGGTATTGCTCGCGGTAGACGTAGTTGGGATTATCGAACAACACTTTCCCGCCCTTATCCACCAACTGCACCTTCATGTTCACGGTGATGAGCGCGGAGGAAGCGCGGCCGGTGTGCGAGTCGTAGGTCATGGGCGCCAGCTCGGCGGAGACCACGGTGCCACGCAGCGTGGCGTCGGCAGCGCCGTTCCCCGCATCCTGATTGGCGATGTGGTAGTTCGTCCGTGTGGTGAACTCGCGAACGACCGCCGCGGTGAGCACCTGCTCGATCTTGTAGGTCTGCGTCTTGTTGACGAACGCGGGGATGGCGATGGTGCGCACGTCCGTGGGCAGCTTGGAAGCGTGGCCGGCGGTGGAGTAGCCACAGCTGCTGCTAAAAATCGTGACCAGCGCCAGCAGTGTGACCAATACTTTTGAGGTTTGAAGTTTGAATTTTGAGTGAACTGCTTTCCATTCAAGATTCAACACTCTAGATTCAAAATTCCTCACTTGCTTCCCCCAGAAACGCTTGTTCCTGCCAGCGCCTGCTTGGCTGCTTCCACCGCGTTCAACGTCTCGATGCGCAAGTTGTCAGACGCGGCCCAGAGCCAGAACGCGTTCTCGTGCTGCGCGTCGCGCCGCAACGATACCAGCACTTCGTCCCGCCCGGCCGCCGCCACGTTATTCGGCGCCTCGCCCGCGCGGGCGATCTCCACATGCGGGCCCGCGAGCCCCTGGGCAAAGTCACCGACCGCGGCTTTCTTTTCGAGCTCAATGTAAACCGAGAAGGCGTGACCGTGAAAGATGGGCGCCTGCGCCAGCATCAGCGAAGGTATTGGCACGCGCGGCGACGCGATCTTCTGGAAATGGTCGGCGATGCGCCGCTCGATGACCTCGAGCGAGCGCGAGGAATTCCCACCATACCGTGCCAGCATGTTGAAGGCGACCTGCGCGTCGTAGACACCGGTGGGCAGCGGCTGAAAGCTGAGCAGGTTGATGGTCTGCTGATGCAGCTCGTCCATGCCGCGGCGTCCGTGCTCGCTTGCCGGCTCGAAGATGGTCGCGACCACAGTGCGCATCTCGGAGACGGTGCGCGCGCGCTCGAGCAGCATCGCCAGCACGATCGCCGCCGGATGCGCGGGGATAATGATTTCAGGAAGTCCCTGCGCGCGGCTCTCCGCCAACACATTCGCGTCTTCCCCAGCCGTGACCACGCCTCCGGTGACCCAGGGCGCTCGCAGCACCGCACCCTTCTCCGCTTCGAGCGCGTAGGAGAGGTCCACCAGGATGATGCCGGCGCCGGCATCACGCGCCATGGTCCAGTGCTTGCGGGTGAACTCCTGTTCGGAGGCGAAGAAGGCGACTTTGATGTCGTCAAAGTTCTCGGCCGTCACGGCTTGCACGAACGTCGGCTCGCCGCCGACAACGTCAAGCAGCCCGAGCGACTCGTCGTCATCGAGCAGTTTGATGTCGAGAGCGGGAAAATCGCTCTGGTTGAGCGTGTCTTTCAGCTCTTTGCCCTTGAGCGTGCCGGCGCCCACGATGGCCACGCGATATAAGTTTGCGCTCATACGAGATTCATCAGGCTTGCGGCGCTTCCTCGTAGGAAGGCGGCGGGCTCGGCGGCGGCGGCGCAGACTTGCGGCGGAATATCCATTGCAACCGCGCCAATACGCCGCTCAACATGTAAGTGAGACCGAGCAGGAACAACACATAGCGCGAGAAAAAGTAAATACCGCCGATCAGTGCGGCGATCAGGATCACGGTGCGGAACGGCACGCGCTTCCGCCAGTCGAGACCTTTCAAGCTGACATAGCGCCAGGTGCTCACCATCAGGTATCCGACGGTGACCAGCAGCGCGGCCCAGATGGTGGAGAGCCACCAAGTGTCCAGCGGACGGCCCGCGCTGAAGTGCACCACCGCGGCGATCACGCCCGCGCCCGCGGGGATGGGCATACCGACAAAGTATTTGCGGTCCGGCCGCCCCGGATTCGAAGGTTGCGGATTCTTCTGGATGTTGAAGCGCGCCAGCCGGCTCGCCCCCGCGATCAGGAACAGGAAGCTGGTGATCGCCCCGATCTGGATGAGGCGCGCGCGCCAGTCTGCCCAATCGCCCAGCGGCAGCCAGCGGAACCCCCACATCCAGGCGAGCATGGCGGGAGCGACGCCGAAGGTGATCACGTCAGCGAGCGAATCGAGCTCGCGGCCAAAATCGCTGGCGGTGTGAGTGAGGCGCGCGATCATGCCGTCCATGAAGTCGGCGACGATGGCGATGCCGATGGCCTTGGCGGCGTTGTCGAAACGCCATGCCTCCGCCGGCGTCGCCAGCATCGTCTGGTTGATGGCAAAGTATCCGAGCGCGATATTCGCGGTGGTGAAGAGCGACGGCAGGATGTGCAGGCCGCGCCGCAGCCGGCGCTTCTGCGCGGGATCGTTGAAACGGCGCATCTGCATCGTCATCGCCGTGCCTCCGCATTCCTGTCCGCATTCGTGACAGTATTCGACCCGGCCGTCACGGGCACCGCCGCGATCGCCAGCACCGAGCTGCCGCCCGCGACCTTGTCGCCCACCTTCACGCGCAGTTCCGCGCCCGAGTCGAAGATCACGTCACAGCGCGAGCCGAACTTGATCAGCCCGATGCGCTCGCCGCGCGCGACCTTGTCGCCCACCTTCTTCGTAAACACTATCCGCCGCGCCAGCAGCCCGGCGATCTGCTTGAACACCAGCGTGTGGCCATCGCCGGCTACGGTCACGATGTTCTGCTCATTCGCTTCCGACGACACCGCCCCCATCGCGTTGCCGAAGTTTCCGGCACGGTATTCCACTTTCTCCACCACCCCGCCGATGGGCGAGCGGTTCACGTGCACGTTGAAGACGTTGAGGAAGATCGAGATGCGCGTCCGCGGCTGGCCCTCGAGCTCGACCGTGGCGACCTCGGTGACTTTGCCGTCGGCCGGCGAGACGATGACGCCCGCCTGCTGCGGCACCTCCCGCTCGGGATCGCGGAAGAACCACAGGAAGAACGCGGCCAGCGGCAGCGGGATCAACGCCCACGGCCACGCCGTGAGCCAGCCCACGACCGCGGCCACGGCCACGAGTCCGAGCGCGTAGTAGATGCCGTCTCTCACCATGGAATCATGAATCAATAACCAATGATTATATCTGGCGGGTTTAGGGTGGCCTCAGCCGTCTTCCTTACACAAGCAAAACCCCGGCGCTAGGCCGGGGTCTCGGCTGTTTCTGAGCGTTGGTTTGCTTATGCTACCTGGTGCGCCTGCCGCCTGTGTTGCTGCTCGATGATCTCCATCTGGTCTTTCAAACGGAGTTTGAGCTTTTTCAAGCGGACCTCTTCCACTTTCTCGTCTTCGCTTAAATATCTTTTTTGGATGAGGGAATCGAGGCGCTGTGCGTATTGCTTGTGTTCTTGCGCCAACCTGCGGAACTCATCATGGTTGGCAATAAGGTTATCTTGGAGCGTGGCCATCCAGGAGTCCTCCTACCAAGACTTGGATACGACACGCTAGCACACAGGTTTTCCGGGTTTCAACGGTTTTGTAACCTATTTCTCACCTAGTCGTAATATTTCGCTTGCACCATTCCTGGGTCAGTCAGTCGCTAACCAGCAGGAAACACGAACTTGAACACCATCGCGTCCTCTTCCGGATCGCGGTAGTACTTCGTCCGGCGGCCGCTCTCGACGAATGCCCACTTCTCGTAGAGCGCGCGCGCTGCGCGGTTCGACTCGCGGACTTCAAGGAAGACGGCGCTCGCGCCCTGCGCCCGCGCCATGTCGAGCAGCTCGCCGACGAGTCGCGTGCCCAGCCCGCGCCGGCGCGCGTCTGGTGCGATGGCCACGTTCTCGATCTCCCACTCGCCACCGACCGTCTGCGCCACCAGGAAGCCCTGGAGTTTGCTCCCGTTAACTCTGACGTCTGCTTCTTCGATGACCAGCGCAATACGCCGCCAATCGGTCTGCAGCTCCGGCGAGTCGAATATCTTGCGGTAGTCGGAGTCGGTCCAGTGTGCCGCGGTGGCGGAGTGCTTCTCGACGGCCTGCATCGCAGGCAGGTCAGCGGCGGTGGCGTGGCGGACCTTCATTTCTTCTTTGAAGTTTCGGGCTTCGCGAATATCTGTGCGTCCGTATTCCGCAGATAATTCGCGTCGAGCTGCTCCACCGAGATCGTCTCGCCGCGCGCCAGCTTCGCCCCGCCGATGCGCGCGATCTCCGTCGCCCCCGGACGCGCCACCGCGATGCACGCGATCCCCGCCTCACGCAAGTGCCTCGCAACCGCGTCATCCGGGGTGACGACCGGACCCGCTGGCTTAGAATCGCCGCGCAGGTGCGCGATAAGACCTGGACGGCTGAGCAACTCCTCGCGCAGAGTCCTGGCCACGCCCTGCACCACCTCGTATTCGCCGAGGTAGACCTCCTGCCGCTGCGCATCGAGCGCTGCGGCCACTTTCCCGTCGGGTAGAGACGGGGCTTGCTCCGTCTTCGCCGTGGCGAGTATCGCCAACGCCTCCAACACGGAGACCGCTGCGATGGGCTTGCCGAGGACTTCCGCCAATCCCTTCACCGCCGCGAGTCCGACGCGCAGTCCGGTGAATGAACCCGGACCGCTGGCGACGGCAAATCCGCCGATGTCTTCCTGCTTGAGCTTATGTTTGGTCAGCAACTCGGCGACCAACGGGATGAGCTGCGAGGAAAACGTCCCGCCGGCAATGGGCGCGGCTTCGAGCAGCGTGAACGCGCCGGCATCCGCACGCGCCAGGGCGATCCCGCCCGACTTCCCACTCGTGTCTATGCCAAGAATGAGCACTACACGCCCTGCGGAGGATCTTCGCACAGCTCGAGCAGCACGCCACCCGTTGCCGAGGGATGCAGGAAGACATAAAGATGTCCGCCCGCCCCCACCTTGATCTCTTCGGTGATGAAGCGGACGCCACGCAGTTTCAGCCGCTCGACCGTCCCAGCCAGGTCAGGGACGCGCAGCGCCACGTGATGCAGTCCCTCGCCGCGTTTGGCGATGAAGCGCGCGACGGCAGAATCCGCCGAAGTCGCTTCCAGCAACTCGATGCGGCTCTCGCCCACCGGCAGCATCGCGATCTTCACCTTCTCGTGCTCGACCGTCTCTTCGCCGACGACGTCAAGCCCGAGCGCTTTGTAAAACTCTTTTGCCGCGGTGAGCGACTTCA
Encoded here:
- the holA gene encoding DNA polymerase III subunit delta, whose amino-acid sequence is MAGRFAPTERFVSEVKAHQLAPAYIFIGDEGFFRDRCRAALIEHLVPRDLREFSFYELDLGEVEVAEVLDRARTPSLMAPFQVFFLRNVKALYGRGSHQAEFAAIEQYVKAPNPDAVLIFVADHIAIPADVRRMEMQDKDRYERIRETLGEYCTVIEFARVDESEGMRWVVESAGAQGVKIETDAARELVDSLGADLLLVANELEKLFLFVGEKKRIALADVETMVLAAKQRSLYELTDAISAKDRPRALATLDAILSSGDGEEAAIGHLHMLAKTFRQMLVILERNVRDSRAIWQALWQGFRLPPFAAEDVIRQARRYKSRRDLTRALRLIAKADLALRSSPVSKRMVLEKLVLDLCAEAKPAAPASQWQQDELPV
- a CDS encoding phosphatidylserine decarboxylase; amino-acid sequence: MVRDGIYYALGLVAVAAVVGWLTAWPWALIPLPLAAFFLWFFRDPEREVPQQAGVIVSPADGKVTEVATVELEGQPRTRISIFLNVFNVHVNRSPIGGVVEKVEYRAGNFGNAMGAVSSEANEQNIVTVAGDGHTLVFKQIAGLLARRIVFTKKVGDKVARGERIGLIKFGSRCDVIFDSGAELRVKVGDKVAGGSSVLAIAAVPVTAGSNTVTNADRNAEARR
- a CDS encoding segregation protein B translates to MSANLYRVAIVGAGTLKGKELKDTLNQSDFPALDIKLLDDDESLGLLDVVGGEPTFVQAVTAENFDDIKVAFFASEQEFTRKHWTMARDAGAGIILVDLSYALEAEKGAVLRAPWVTGGVVTAGEDANVLAESRAQGLPEIIIPAHPAAIVLAMLLERARTVSEMRTVVATIFEPASEHGRRGMDELHQQTINLLSFQPLPTGVYDAQVAFNMLARYGGNSSRSLEVIERRIADHFQKIASPRVPIPSLMLAQAPIFHGHAFSVYIELEKKAAVGDFAQGLAGPHVEIARAGEAPNNVAAAGRDEVLVSLRRDAQHENAFWLWAASDNLRIETLNAVEAAKQALAGTSVSGGSK
- the rimI gene encoding ribosomal protein S18-alanine N-acetyltransferase, giving the protein MKVRHATAADLPAMQAVEKHSATAAHWTDSDYRKIFDSPELQTDWRRIALVIEEADVRVNGSKLQGFLVAQTVGGEWEIENVAIAPDARRRGLGTRLVGELLDMARAQGASAVFLEVRESNRAARALYEKWAFVESGRRTKYYRDPEEDAMVFKFVFPAG
- the lptE gene encoding LPS assembly lipoprotein LptE, encoding MVTLLALVTIFSSSCGYSTAGHASKLPTDVRTIAIPAFVNKTQTYKIEQVLTAAVVREFTTRTNYHIANQDAGNGAADATLRGTVVSAELAPMTYDSHTGRASSALITVNMKVQLVDKGGKVLFDNPNYVYREQYQISREVSSFFEEESPAVDRMSRDFARSLVANILEGF
- the mce gene encoding methylmalonyl-CoA epimerase, whose protein sequence is MMFQIDHLGVAVKSLTAAKEFYKALGLDVVGEETVEHEKVKIAMLPVGESRIELLEATSADSAVARFIAKRGEGLHHVALRVPDLAGTVERLKLRGVRFITEEIKVGAGGHLYVFLHPSATGGVLLELCEDPPQGV
- the tsaB gene encoding tRNA (adenosine(37)-N6)-threonylcarbamoyltransferase complex dimerization subunit type 1 TsaB, whose translation is MLILGIDTSGKSGGIALARADAGAFTLLEAAPIAGGTFSSQLIPLVAELLTKHKLKQEDIGGFAVASGPGSFTGLRVGLAAVKGLAEVLGKPIAAVSVLEALAILATAKTEQAPSLPDGKVAAALDAQRQEVYLGEYEVVQGVARTLREELLSRPGLIAHLRGDSKPAGPVVTPDDAVARHLREAGIACIAVARPGATEIARIGGAKLARGETISVEQLDANYLRNTDAQIFAKPETSKKK
- a CDS encoding DUF465 domain-containing protein, whose product is MATLQDNLIANHDEFRRLAQEHKQYAQRLDSLIQKRYLSEDEKVEEVRLKKLKLRLKDQMEIIEQQHRRQAHQVA
- a CDS encoding phosphatidylcholine/phosphatidylserine synthase — encoded protein: MTMQMRRFNDPAQKRRLRRGLHILPSLFTTANIALGYFAINQTMLATPAEAWRFDNAAKAIGIAIVADFMDGMIARLTHTASDFGRELDSLADVITFGVAPAMLAWMWGFRWLPLGDWADWRARLIQIGAITSFLFLIAGASRLARFNIQKNPQPSNPGRPDRKYFVGMPIPAGAGVIAAVVHFSAGRPLDTWWLSTIWAALLVTVGYLMVSTWRYVSLKGLDWRKRVPFRTVILIAALIGGIYFFSRYVLFLLGLTYMLSGVLARLQWIFRRKSAPPPPSPPPSYEEAPQA